The Trichoderma atroviride chromosome 5, complete sequence genome contains a region encoding:
- a CDS encoding uncharacterized protein (EggNog:ENOG41~TransMembrane:2 (o487-504i1062-1083o)), translated as MATPTSAAADRFRLLVESLPDEERELFGSCSNADKLLNNIETLESKNRNKGKDWRRYMELTETFIEAVQPMFKVLDTFNLVDPTQVASLWGGVRIVLQVTMNFVSFYGKIATSLREISHMVLFFKEVKVNNLVLESETLKCLLESTFAEIIDFLAGIVGLFYTGQGKAKSRLCIYSGAALKPFRYDQVLTQLKEYRSAVTSELIRIQALEIHSFSLSGTQMQRKFENESNEAMLQRFKRWLAPTTYTSRYEDAQSLRTPSTSQWIFDDPAYKKWLSVQDESALLWIHGKPGAGKTILAATLVEHLKDVDANTFYFFFDSLQSSSKASLDAYAAILSQILHKNPSNSQILDLINFAIHFATDGQPRATVKEAADLLELCLQLTEFEGMTLVLDGLDECADAPKELIPLIRRISSQNKTRLILLGRSTVRGYLKGISSVEDLPIGDSNFHDIRAYIKDELEACINDDLLPKELDIEATAEKLSRRADAMFLWARLMMAYLALPSLLMSERMEAIREVDMPEGLEIMYERILVQIYKASKTSFKLAAHVFTYLLYGNRELKERELEDSVVSRKRGGIDEPSRSFPNFVDTILLVCGGFVEKSKRGSFRFVHASVYDYFEAEPQRRTRGCSQFQDPILVSTRVAANLRIATQCLEYVNYALPEKRLVPLETARSQLEKQFPLGEYATSNWCTHMIATNGTMIEVQNAYKEAPDAYGDFILALCQLLSRPPTVSAWIQSCYSFHQEPPYLCLMEWVAQSSLPGFPWRQYSPRIDDIIPDIRNLAQYLNRVIIDWSVHLHEDPSCIFDEVAAFINSEYTTRPSDIIVKKLTSATTPAPNVSSEPLHRISKMMPDGKKDYVLSIYPSIAYLKWSRHLDWDSDFSEIELYSQGWIAQLEIFDIDKSYDEAIACLEMNIDAKEVFLQFTQSLMCSPSGAVIQFPISLSGDGRAFTILRTVYSLKETPDGLGVASHALALNASHKFWQPKILSTWKPHAKILYLYWIYFDNQGQYLCFVEQFLDSDLTVSAFRHNRIQSVDTAPKFIAKVSIPLGRGLVEGYPGRNRKEFKLAFHPFVGAIVVAGCKYSAFLWNFDNRRPLHPLNSDSGGELEMLSFTSDGKSVVWKRSGNLPFAISVESKLLPKPHQPGNLFGLSSKSSTSSLVISRKATNRVNLTPRRTPNEKKNGGHKSRLLQPPSPGSSHAATFRAGAGGAIRPYGSGTLTNEAGKDEKDVFLMVSGKKVITSRVPSSKSNENAGTTNENNHEKQLELRNNQNLILTRIPNLAFKAATPTIVFPREEGDPVRIVLDKDSTIANRVNPSQGSSSASGNLLSHQNSPVIVERQFRSIQRQNQYGTQKPLLLSLPEQPENDVAQLDEDAEANTVETTERDKNTLATYDTAVITGSPPAEVNECTVLSVPLAPNPTTSTTESSHDNAGPTKEKSLRKKLFGTLPSLLRRKKKK; from the exons ATGGCGACTCCaacatctgcagcagcggatCGGTTTCGCCTCTTGGTAGAATCATTGCCAGACGAAGAGCGAGAACTCTTCGGATCATGTAGCAATGCAGATAAACTGCTTAACAATATTGAAACCCTGGAAAGCAAAAACCGCAACAAAGGCAAGGACTGGCGGCGCTACATGGAGCTCACTGAGACATTTATCGAAGCCGTACAGCCCATGTTCAAAGTCTTGGACACATTTAATTTGGTCGATCCCACGCAGGTTGCATCACTATGGGGAGGAGTGCGGATTGTACTCCAG GTTACGATGAATTTTGTCAGCTTCTACGGCAAAATAGCCACGTCGCTGCGTGAAATATCCCACATGGTCCTGTTTTTCAAAGAAGTAAAGGTGAATAACCTAGTATTGGAGTCAGAAACCCTCAAATGCCTTCTAGAGAGCACCTTTGCCGAGATTATCGACTTCCTGGCCGGTATAGTTGGGCTATTTTACACAGGCCAGGGCA AAGCGAAAAGCCGACTTTGCATTTATAGCGGCGCAGCTCTCAAGCCCTTTCGCTACGACCAGGTTTTGACCCAGCTGAAGGAGTACAGATCTGCAGTAACTTCGGAGCTCATCCGCATCCAAGCGCTCGAGATACATAGTTTTAGTCTCTCTGGAACGCAAATGCAGCGAAAATTTGAGAATGAAAGCAATG AAGCCATGTTGCAGAGGTTCAAGCGGTGGCTTGCTCCAACCACTTACACTTCTCGTTATGAGGATGCACAAAGTCTGCGCACGCCCAGCACTTCCCAGTGGATCTTTGACGATCCAGCTTACAAAAAGTGGCTATCTGTACAAGATGAATCAGCTTTGCTTTGGATTCATG GAAAACCTGGTGCTGGGAAAACAATATTAGCTGCCACTCTTGTCGAGCATCTCAAAGACGTGGATGCAAATACattctacttcttcttcgactctCTTCAATCATCGTCCAAGGCAAGTTTGGATGCATACGCTGCGATCCTGTCGCAAATTCTTCACAAGAATCCATCGAATTCGCAAATTTTGGATCTCATCAACTTCGCAATACACTTTGCCACGGATGGCCAGCCAAGGGCAACGGTCAAAGAAGCGGCCGATCTTCTTGAGCTCTGTCTTCAGCTCACTGAGTTTGAGGGTATGACGCTAGTTTTGGATGGTCTCGATGAATGTGCAGACGCGCCAAAGGAATTGATACCATTAATAAGAAGGATTAGCTCACAGAACAAAACCCGTCTAATACTACTGGGCCGCTCAACTGTACGTGGCTACCTCAAAGGCATATCTTCCGTTGAAGATTTACCAATTGGCGACTCTAATTTCCACGACATACGAGCCTATATAAAAGATGAACTTGAGGCTTGTATCAACGATGATTTACTGCCCAAGGAACTTGACATCGAAGCAACGGCAGAAAAGTTGAGCCGCCGAGCAGATGCCATGTTTCTCTGGGCGCGCTTGATGATGGCATATTTGGCCTTGCCTAGTTTATTAATGTCTGAGAGGATGGAGGCAATCCGAGAGGTAGATATGCCAGAAGGCCTTGAGATTATGTATGAGCGGATTCTGGTACAGATATACAAGGCAAGCAAAACATCTTTTAAGCTTGCCGCTCACGTATTCACATATCTACTCTACGGTAATCGTGAGCTAAAGGAAAGAGAACTGGAAGATTCCGTCGTTTCGCGCAAACGAGGCGGTATTGATGAGCCATCTAGAAGTTTTCCCAATTTTGTCGATACCATATTGTTAGTTTGCGGTGGTTTCGTGGAGAAATCAAAGCGAGGCAGCTTCCGCTTCGTTCACGCTTCCGTCTACGACTACTTCGAGGCAGAGCCTcagagaagaacaagagggTGCAGTCAGTTCCAGGATCCGATTCTCGTCTCGACTCGTGTGGCGGCGAATCTACGTATAGCGACACAGTGCCTCGAGTATGTCAACTATGCTCTACCTGAGAAAAGACTCGTTCCGCTCGAAACAGCAAGATCTCAGCTTGAGAAACAATTCCCACTTGGTGAATACGCTACCTCTAACTGGTGCACACACATGATTGCGACGAATGGTACCATGATCGAAGTACAGAACGCTTATAAAGAAGCGCCTGATGCTTACGGTGACTTTATCTTGGCGCTATGCCAGCTTCTGTCTCGGCCTCCAACTGTATCTGCATGGATCCAGAGCTGCTATTCGTTCCACCAGGAGCCACCATATCTGTGTTTGATGGAATGGGTAGCACAATCCTCTTTACCTGGTTTCCCATGGCGCCAGTATTCGCCTCGAATCGATGATATTATTCCCGACATTCGAAACTTGGCTCAATATCTCAACCGGGTTATTATAGATTGGAGCGTCCACTTACATGAAGATCCAAGTTGCATATTTGACGAGGTTGCGGCCTTTATAAATTCTGAGTATACGACTAGGCCGTCGGATATCATTGTGAAGAAGCTTACCTCAGCTACTACTCCAGCACCCAATGTTTCTAGTGAACCGCTTCACAGAATTTCCAAGATGATGCccgatggaaagaaagacTATGTGCTAAGCATCTATCCATCAAT TGCATATCTGAAGTGGAGCCGGCATCTTGATTGGGATTCTGATTTTTCTGAAATCGAGCTGTATTCGCAGGGCTGGATCGCACAACTCGAAATTTTCGACATCGACAAAAGCTACGACGAGGCCATTGCATGCTTAGAGATGAACATTGATGCGAAGGAGGTGTTTTTGCAGTTTACCCAGTCACTAATGTGTTCCCCATCCGGGGCCGTCATACAGTTTCCCATTTCTCTGAGTGGTGACGGTCGGGCATTTACCATATTGAGAACAGTCTATAGTCTCAAAGAGACCCCAGACGGACTAGGCGTTGCTTCACATGCACTGGCTTTGAACGCATCCCATAAATTTTGGCAGCCAAAGATATTATCGACGTGGAAGCCTCATGCCAAAATTTTATACCTTTACTGGATCTATTTTGACAATCAGGGGCAGTACCTCTGTTTTGTGGAGCAGTTTCTCGACAGTGATTTGACTGTCAGCGCATTCAGGCACAATCGTATACAAAGTGTCGATACAGCCCCCAAGTTCATAGCCAAGGTCTCGATTCCATTAGGGAGAGGCCTCGTCGAAGGCTACCCGGGTAGGAACCGCAAAGAATTCAAGTTGGCGTTTCATCCATTTGTGGGCGCAATAGTCGTGGCCGGCTGCAAATACTCGGCTTTCCTCTGGAACTTTGACAACCGTCGACCACTTCATCCGCTAAACAGTGATTCGGGCGGAGAGTTGGAGATGTTATCTTTTACTTCCGATGGCAAGTCTGTTGTATGGAAAAGGAGCGGCAACTTGCCATTCGCCATTAGCGTGGAATCGAAGCTACTGCCAAAGCCCCATCAACCGGGGAACCTGTTTGGTCTATCATCCAAATCATCTACCTCGTCTCTGGTGATATCGCGAAAAGCTACGAATAGGGTAAATTTGACCCCAAGAAGGACACcaaatgagaaaaagaatggcGGCCATAAGTCTAGACTGTTGCAACCTCCCTCGCCAGGCTCTTCACACGCTGCTACGTTTCGTGCTGGCGCCGGTGGTGCCATCCGTCCGTACGGCAGTGGGACTCTCACGAATGAGGCCGGCAAAGACGAGAAAGATGTGTTTTTAATGGTATCTGGCAAAAAGGTCATTACTTCACGAGTCCCTTCATCTAAAAGCAATGAAAACGCTGGCACAACCAATGAAAACAACCACGAGAAGCAGCTCGAGCTGCGGAACAACCAGAACTTGATACTAACACGCATTCCAAACTTGGCCTTCAAAGCCGCCACTCCTACTATTGTATTCCccagagaagagggcgatCCAGTCCGCATTGTGTTGGATAAAGATTCTACGATTGCTAATCGGGTAAATCCAAGTCAAGGCTCCAGCAGTGCTAGTGGCAATCTACTGTCGCATCAAAACAGCCCTGTGATTGTTGAAAGACAGTTCAGGTCAATCCAGAGACAAAATCAGTATGGCACACAGAAACCTTTGCTTCTATCCTTACCAGAGCAACCAGAGAACGACGTCGCGCaacttgatgaagatgccgaagCAAACACAGTGGAGACTACAGAAAGGGATAAAAATACATTAGCCACATATGATACAGCCGTAATAACCGGATCGCCGCCCGCGGAAGTTAATGAATGCACGGTTTTAAGCGTACCGTTAGCCCCTAATCCTACAACATCGACTACGGAGAGCTCACACGACAATGCCGGCCCTACGAAAGAGAAGAGTCTTCGAAAGAAGCTTTTTGGAACCTTGCCGAGTTTGCtcagaagaaagaaaaagaaataa
- a CDS encoding uncharacterized protein (EggNog:ENOG41) produces the protein MSKHAPPPGAKSINEILDEARSHLIRIDPAQLLTELQTPASHGPTHVIDIRPAAQREREGAFAFPSTLDTSAAKHTVSIIERNVLEWRLDPQNDSRIKELVDEFGYDTRVVITCSEGYTSSLAARELQKLGLSRATDLNGGYWAWKRHLEGQASS, from the coding sequence ATGTCAAAACACGCTCCTCCTCCCGGCGCCAAAAGCATCAACGAAATCCTTGACGAAGCCCGTTCTCATCTCATCCGCATTGACCCCGCTCAACTTCTCACAGAGTTGCAAACTCCCGCCTCCCACGGCCCAACACATGTTATAGACATTCGGCCTGCTGCTCAACGCGAGCGAGAAGGTGCTTTTGCATTCCCCAGCACACTTGATACATCTGCTGCGAAACACACAGTCAGCATCATCGAGCGCAACGTGCTGGAGTGGCGACTAGACCCGCAAAACGACTCCCGGATCAAGGAGCTTGTGGATGAGTTTGGCTACGATACGCGGGTAGTCATTACATGCTCAGAGGGTTACACCAGTTCTCTGGCAGCTAGAGAGCTACAGAAGCTGGGCTTATCCAGAGCGACGGATTTAAATGGGGGCTATTGGGCGTGGAAGCGGCATTTGGAGGGTCAAGCAAGCAGCTAA